A single region of the Gephyromycinifex aptenodytis genome encodes:
- the hisF gene encoding imidazole glycerol phosphate synthase subunit HisF — MSVATRVIPCLDVDAGRVVKGVNFRDLRDAGDPVELAARYDEQGADELTFLDVTASSGDRETTYEIVRSTAEQVFIPLTVGGGVRTVQDVDRLLRAGADKVGINTAAIARPEVIDEVAARFGAQVLVLSADVRRWREDSEHSKPESGFEVTTHGGRRGTGIDAVEWCAQAARRGAGEILLNSMDADGTRDGFDIELISLVRAEVKVPIIASGGAGRVEHFLPAVQAGADAVLAASVFHFGELSIGEVKKALAAGGVTIR, encoded by the coding sequence GTGAGTGTCGCTACCCGTGTTATCCCCTGTCTGGACGTCGACGCCGGTCGGGTGGTCAAAGGCGTGAACTTCCGTGATCTTCGTGATGCCGGGGATCCGGTCGAGCTGGCCGCGCGCTATGACGAACAGGGCGCAGACGAGCTGACCTTCCTGGATGTCACGGCCAGCAGCGGAGACCGGGAGACCACCTATGAGATCGTGCGCAGCACCGCCGAACAGGTTTTCATCCCGCTCACTGTCGGCGGGGGAGTGCGCACCGTGCAGGACGTGGACCGCCTGCTGCGGGCCGGGGCCGACAAGGTCGGCATCAACACTGCCGCAATCGCACGCCCAGAAGTAATCGACGAGGTGGCGGCCAGGTTCGGCGCTCAGGTGCTGGTGCTCTCGGCTGATGTGCGACGGTGGCGCGAAGACAGCGAGCATTCCAAGCCGGAGAGCGGCTTCGAGGTAACTACCCACGGTGGGCGCCGCGGCACGGGCATCGACGCCGTGGAGTGGTGCGCGCAAGCTGCCCGCCGTGGCGCTGGCGAGATCCTGTTGAACTCCATGGACGCCGACGGCACCCGAGACGGTTTCGACATCGAACTGATCTCACTGGTGCGCGCTGAGGTGAAGGTGCCGATCATCGCCAGCGGCGGGGCCGGCCGTGTCGAACACTTCCTGCCTGCAGTGCAGGCCGGTGCTGACGCCGTACTTGCAGCGAGCGTCTTCCACTTCGGGGAGTTGAGCATCGGCGAGGTCAAAAAGGCGCTGGCGGCCGGTGGGGTCACCATCCGCTGA
- a CDS encoding GOLPH3/VPS74 family protein: MEFTLADEMFLLGTTPQGRPALRDLPYLVTGAAMAELAAAGRIDAPRRALEVLDPCPVGEDVLDALLARLNAARRPRHPWRWIYDESRGVLHAERERLATAGVLGTDHDVVAGFLPRTRHPVVPGAREPIVETVRACVIGSVEPDERTRVLLGLLSVAYQARRTARELFPELQAGALRARLIDLAEPTWVIDATANAIRLAGARR; this comes from the coding sequence GTGGAGTTCACGCTGGCCGATGAGATGTTCCTGCTCGGCACGACGCCGCAGGGGCGACCTGCCTTACGCGACCTGCCGTACCTGGTCACCGGAGCGGCGATGGCGGAGTTGGCCGCCGCCGGGCGGATCGACGCCCCGCGACGCGCGCTGGAGGTGCTGGATCCCTGCCCGGTCGGTGAAGACGTGCTCGACGCTCTTCTGGCACGACTGAACGCGGCCCGTCGCCCCAGGCACCCCTGGCGGTGGATCTACGACGAGAGCCGTGGCGTGTTGCACGCGGAGCGGGAGCGCCTCGCCACCGCCGGAGTGTTGGGCACCGACCACGACGTGGTCGCCGGCTTCCTTCCTCGCACGCGCCACCCTGTGGTTCCCGGCGCGCGCGAACCCATCGTGGAAACCGTTCGCGCGTGCGTTATCGGCAGCGTCGAGCCCGATGAGCGCACCCGTGTCCTGCTCGGTCTGCTGTCGGTGGCCTACCAAGCTCGACGGACGGCGCGGGAGCTTTTCCCCGAACTTCAAGCGGGCGCTTTGCGCGCCCGACTCATTGACCTGGCTGAGCCCACCTGGGTCATTGACGCCACCGCCAACGCGATCCGGCTAGCCGGTGCGCGCCGCTGA